Proteins co-encoded in one Bombus pyrosoma isolate SC7728 linkage group LG4, ASM1482585v1, whole genome shotgun sequence genomic window:
- the LOC122566467 gene encoding double-strand break repair protein MRE11 isoform X1 — MSSNKGHESKKNPNDTMKILIATDIHLGFEYNKKRGQETDDSITTFEEILQYGVKYNVDFILLGGDLFHDAKPSQTVMIKCMELLRKYCLGNREIKIQFLSDPEIVFRHCAYKVVNYEDPNINISMPVFSIHGNHDDPSFGAVGSMDLLSVSGLVNYFGKSTDLTKLTIAPIIIKKGETHVALYGLSYMNDQRLSRLIKDFKLDMLRPMELEDCFNIFVMHQNRSPWSEHGYVPQGKLPEFINLVIWGHEHECRITPEHIPETKYYISQPGSSIATSLCEGEAKPKHIGILNVNKMDFKLQSIKLQTVRPFIFDNLIIQDQDIPIQNNEPRSASVYNFVDNYIENELIPKASIQLSGHPKQPILPLLRLRIFYSSEDEIFDQNKLVQKYCDEVANPMDMIVFRKKRVVSKNARTNLTDFGDEFEEMAQILCYEDEKDWNKTVQGGIKKHFSLEENRDKLTVLTVNGLNEALNRFVNAGDIDAFKDIVNHQIKKTIAHLETCEVDTVESICNEIKNFRNNRIQKEEEETTEIQKFFDNATGRTQKGFEINVNKEINISDEDEDRNTMPTTKGGRGRGHGRGRGKASIKASTISTTHLPAKKLGKKMDQNIRENYMRSLDITKKNKPKEIIIDDSD, encoded by the exons atgtcATCGAATAAAGGCCACGAATCAAAAAAAAATCCAAATgatacaatgaaaattttaattgcaaccGATATTCATCTAGGCTTTGAATATAACAAGAAAAGAG GGCAAGAAACAGATGATAGTATCACAACATTTGAAGAAATTCTTCAGTATggagtaaaatataacgtagaCTTTATACTTCTTGGTGGAGATTTATTTCATGATGCCAAGCCATCGCAGACTGTAATGATAAAATGTATGGAACTATTAAGGAAATACTGTTTAGGGAATAg ggaaattaaaattcaattcttaAGTGATCCAGAAATTGTATTTCGTCATTGTGCCTATAAAGTTGTGAACTATGAAGatccaaatataaatattagtatgCCAGTATTTTCTATTCATGGAAATCATGATGATCCAA gcTTTGGAGCTGTTGGATCAATGGATTTATTATCAGTATCTGgtttagtaaattattttgggAAATCGACAGACCTTACTAAACTAACCATTGCtcctataattataaaaaagggTGAAACTCATGTTGCACTGTATGGGTTAAGTTATATGAATGATCAAAGATTATCTCGactaataaaagattttaaa cTCGATATGTTACGTCCAATGGAGCTTGAAGattgtttcaatatatttgttatgCATCAGAATCGCTCACCATGGAGTGAGCATGGATATGTTCCACAAGGCAAATTACCAGAGTTTATTAATCTTGTTATATGGGGTCATGAACATGAATGCCGTATTACTCCAGAACATATCCCTGAAACTAAATACTATATTTCACAACCAG GAAGTTCTATTGCTACCTCCCTATGTGAAGGCGAAGCAAAACCCAAACACATTGGTATTTTGAATGTGAATAAAATggattttaaattacaaagtataaaactGCAGACTGTTAGACCATTTATTTTTGACAATCTAATTATTCAGGATCAAGATATACCAATACAAAATAATGAGCCACGCTCTGCATCTGTATACAATTTTGTTGATAATTACATAGAAAATGAACTCATACCCAAAGCTAGCATACAGCTGTCCGGTCATCCCAAACAACCCATTTTGCCTTTGTTGCGtctaagaatattttacagttCTGAGGACGAAATCTTCGAtcaaaataa attggtacaaaaatattgtgaTGAGGTTGCCAATCCCATGGATATGATTGTATTTCGCAAAAAAAGAGTTGTTAGTAAAAACGCAAGGACAAATTTGACAGACTTTGGTGATGAATTCGAAGAAATGGCACAAATTCTCTGTTATGAG GATGAAAAAGATTGGAACAAAACTGTACAAGGAGGTATAAAGAAACACTTCAGTTTAGAGGAAAATAGAGATAAATTAACGGTATTAACcgttaatggtttaaatgaaGCATTAAATCGATTTGTTAATGCAGGAGATATAGACGCTTTTAAAGATATTGTGAATcatcaaataaagaaaactatTGCACATTTGGAAACTTGTGAGGTTGATACTGTTGAAAGTATTTGTAacgaaattaagaattttagaaataaccGAATtcagaaagaggaagaagaaaccactgag atacaaaaattttttgataatgCAACAGGTAGGACACAGAAAGGttttgaaattaatgtaaataaagaaattaatatcagtGATGAAGATGAAGACAGAAATACAATGCCTACAACTAAAGGAGGTAGAGGACGCGGACATGGACGTGGACGTGGAAAAGCTAGTATAAAAGCTAGTACAATTTCAACTACACATCTGCCTGCAAAGAAACTAGGAAAGAAGATG GATCaaaatattcgagaaaattaTATGAGATCATTAGACATaactaagaaaaataaacCTAAAGAAATCATCATAGATGAttctgattga
- the LOC122566467 gene encoding double-strand break repair protein MRE11 isoform X2 has translation MSSNKGHESKKNPNDTMKILIATDIHLGFEYNKKRGQETDDSITTFEEILQYGVKYNVDFILLGGDLFHDAKPSQTVMIKCMELLRKYCLGNREIKIQFLSDPEIVFRHCAYKVVNYEDPNINISMPVFSIHGNHDDPSFGAVGSMDLLSVSGLVNYFGKSTDLTKLTIAPIIIKKGETHVALYGLSYMNDQRLSRLIKDFKLDMLRPMELEDCFNIFVMHQNRSPWSEHGYVPQGKLPEFINLVIWGHEHECRITPEHIPETKYYISQPGSSIATSLCEGEAKPKHIGILNDQDIPIQNNEPRSASVYNFVDNYIENELIPKASIQLSGHPKQPILPLLRLRIFYSSEDEIFDQNKLVQKYCDEVANPMDMIVFRKKRVVSKNARTNLTDFGDEFEEMAQILCYEDEKDWNKTVQGGIKKHFSLEENRDKLTVLTVNGLNEALNRFVNAGDIDAFKDIVNHQIKKTIAHLETCEVDTVESICNEIKNFRNNRIQKEEEETTEIQKFFDNATGRTQKGFEINVNKEINISDEDEDRNTMPTTKGGRGRGHGRGRGKASIKASTISTTHLPAKKLGKKMDQNIRENYMRSLDITKKNKPKEIIIDDSD, from the exons atgtcATCGAATAAAGGCCACGAATCAAAAAAAAATCCAAATgatacaatgaaaattttaattgcaaccGATATTCATCTAGGCTTTGAATATAACAAGAAAAGAG GGCAAGAAACAGATGATAGTATCACAACATTTGAAGAAATTCTTCAGTATggagtaaaatataacgtagaCTTTATACTTCTTGGTGGAGATTTATTTCATGATGCCAAGCCATCGCAGACTGTAATGATAAAATGTATGGAACTATTAAGGAAATACTGTTTAGGGAATAg ggaaattaaaattcaattcttaAGTGATCCAGAAATTGTATTTCGTCATTGTGCCTATAAAGTTGTGAACTATGAAGatccaaatataaatattagtatgCCAGTATTTTCTATTCATGGAAATCATGATGATCCAA gcTTTGGAGCTGTTGGATCAATGGATTTATTATCAGTATCTGgtttagtaaattattttgggAAATCGACAGACCTTACTAAACTAACCATTGCtcctataattataaaaaagggTGAAACTCATGTTGCACTGTATGGGTTAAGTTATATGAATGATCAAAGATTATCTCGactaataaaagattttaaa cTCGATATGTTACGTCCAATGGAGCTTGAAGattgtttcaatatatttgttatgCATCAGAATCGCTCACCATGGAGTGAGCATGGATATGTTCCACAAGGCAAATTACCAGAGTTTATTAATCTTGTTATATGGGGTCATGAACATGAATGCCGTATTACTCCAGAACATATCCCTGAAACTAAATACTATATTTCACAACCAG GAAGTTCTATTGCTACCTCCCTATGTGAAGGCGAAGCAAAACCCAAACACATTGGTATTTTGAAT GATCAAGATATACCAATACAAAATAATGAGCCACGCTCTGCATCTGTATACAATTTTGTTGATAATTACATAGAAAATGAACTCATACCCAAAGCTAGCATACAGCTGTCCGGTCATCCCAAACAACCCATTTTGCCTTTGTTGCGtctaagaatattttacagttCTGAGGACGAAATCTTCGAtcaaaataa attggtacaaaaatattgtgaTGAGGTTGCCAATCCCATGGATATGATTGTATTTCGCAAAAAAAGAGTTGTTAGTAAAAACGCAAGGACAAATTTGACAGACTTTGGTGATGAATTCGAAGAAATGGCACAAATTCTCTGTTATGAG GATGAAAAAGATTGGAACAAAACTGTACAAGGAGGTATAAAGAAACACTTCAGTTTAGAGGAAAATAGAGATAAATTAACGGTATTAACcgttaatggtttaaatgaaGCATTAAATCGATTTGTTAATGCAGGAGATATAGACGCTTTTAAAGATATTGTGAATcatcaaataaagaaaactatTGCACATTTGGAAACTTGTGAGGTTGATACTGTTGAAAGTATTTGTAacgaaattaagaattttagaaataaccGAATtcagaaagaggaagaagaaaccactgag atacaaaaattttttgataatgCAACAGGTAGGACACAGAAAGGttttgaaattaatgtaaataaagaaattaatatcagtGATGAAGATGAAGACAGAAATACAATGCCTACAACTAAAGGAGGTAGAGGACGCGGACATGGACGTGGACGTGGAAAAGCTAGTATAAAAGCTAGTACAATTTCAACTACACATCTGCCTGCAAAGAAACTAGGAAAGAAGATG GATCaaaatattcgagaaaattaTATGAGATCATTAGACATaactaagaaaaataaacCTAAAGAAATCATCATAGATGAttctgattga
- the LOC122566476 gene encoding 40S ribosomal protein S14a has translation MPPKRGKVQKEEVQVSLGPQLREGEVVFGVAHIFASFNDTFVHVTDLSGRETIARVTGGMKVKADRDEASPYAAMLAAQDVAEKCKSLGITALHIKLRATGGNKTKTPGPGAQSALRALARSSMKIGRIEDVTPIPSDSTRRKGGRRGRRL, from the exons aTGCCGCCAAAAAGGGGAAAGGTACAAAAGGAAGAGGTCCAAGTATCTCTTGGACCACAACTCCGTGAAGGTGAAGTTGTTTTCGGCGTTGCTCACATTTTTGCGAGCTTTAACGATACTTTCGTTCATGTAACCGATCTTTCTGGAAg aGAAACTATTGCAAGAGTTACTGGTGGAATGAAAGTTAAAGCAGATCGTGATGAGGCATCTCCATATGCTGCTATGCTTGCTGCTCAg GATGTAGCGGAGAAATGCAAATCCCTCGGGATTACAGCACTTCACATTAAATTGAGAGCAACTGGAGGTAACAAAACAAAAACCCCTGGTCCAGGTGCACAATCTGCCTTGCGTGCACTTGCACGTTCTAGTATGAAAATTGGCAGAATTGAAGATGTCACACCAATTCCATCTGACTCTACACGCAGAAAGGGTGGTCGTCGCGGAAGAaggttataa
- the LOC122566469 gene encoding dynactin subunit 4 isoform X2, whose protein sequence is MSYLNQPDYVRYVCNCGSLKPISKIYFCRHCSKIRCGYCVCQEVDSHYCPNCMENLPSSEVRLKKNKCSNCFKCPCCFQTLSTRAGHAPLRAVPVEGEDSKDIKTTPKKVYYLSCSLCRWTSRDAGIPDQSVATGGWPEQENPHMNRINTLIDYHKILASIEKQQSEKKKFRPKHPYMQIAMFRITSAMVRKRIGHPTKPATESTDQPPPAVASIEVEELPTDIFTKPVEITKITTLEQRLQQPDVQTENVNELRPQHRQLLVRRSQRCRVCEHNLCKPDFCSHSAKFKIQLAAFYHVPEVRIVTCEPLRPGKSSELLLKFCNPTQHQTQVVLLSLDTPMTPILTVVDEKEEVKQDNTQQGSESPNLLPSIVRQVPVSEETKPIKITANADLVLPHSPLILPRRDDAAEYDDTGDTHNFQDDPKFVIWRKGNKAVIKLHVTPHENIQESDGQPIIIGFVMQYRYVNTITTLEHKAPQKLDLKVKLYLTVGNIVGSA, encoded by the exons ATGTCGTATTTAAATCAACCCGATTATGTGCGTTATGTATGTAACTGTGGCTCTCTAAAAccgatttcaaagatttacTTTTGTAGACATTGCTCGAAGATTCGTTGCGGATATTGTGTCTGTCAAgag gTTGATTCACATTATTGTCCCAATTGTATGGAAAATTTGCCATCATCAGAAGTTCGCCTTAAAAAGAATAA ATGttcaaattgtttcaaatgtCCATGCTGCTTTCAAACATTATCCACGAGAGCTGGACATGCACCTTTAAGAGCAGTACCTGTTGAAGGTGAAGATTCcaaagatattaaaacaaCACCAAAGAAAGTTTATTATCTATCCTGTTCACTATGTCGATGGACCTCCAGAGATGCTGGTATTCCAGATCAGTCTGTGG CTACTGGAGGTTGGCCTGAACAAGAAAATCCTCATATGAACCGGATTAATACTTTGATTGATTATCATAAAATACTGGCTTCTATAGAAAAACAACAatctgaaaaaaagaaatttcgacCAAAGCATCCTTATATGCAAATT gcTATGTTCAGAATAACATCTGCTATGGTTCGTAAACGTATAGGACATCCTACAAAACCTGCTACTGAATCAACTGACCAACCACCTCCAGCTGTTGCCAGTATAGAAGTAGAGGAATTGCCaacagatatttttacaaaaccaGTCGAAATAACTAAGA TTACTACATTGGAACAGCGATTGCAACAACCAGATGTACAAacagaaaatgtaaatgaattgCGTCCGCAGCATAGACAATTGCTAGTTAGAAGATCACAACGATGTCGAGTTTGCGAACATAATCTTTGTAAACCGGATTTTTGTTCACATTCTGCAAAGTTTAAGATTCAACTTGCTGCATT TTATCACGTTCCGGAAGTGAGGATCGTTACTTGCGAACCTCTCCGTCCCGGTAAATCAAGTGAATTGCTCTTAAAGTTTTGCAATCCAACTCAGCATCAAACTCAGGTGGTACTATTATCTTTGGATACACCAATGACACCTATCTTGACAGTTGTGGATGAAAAGGAGGAAGTTAAACAGGATAATACACAACAG GGATCTGAATCCCCGAATTTATTACCTTCTATTGTACGACAAGTGCCTGTATCAGAGGAAACAAAACCTATCAAAATTACTGCAAATGCAGATTTAGTACTTCCTCACAGTCCTCTTATTTTGCCTCGTAGAGACGATGCTGCTGAATATGACGATACCGGTGATACGCATAATTTTCAAGATGATCctaa gTTTGTGATTTGGCGAAAAGGTAATAAAgctgtaataaaattacatgtaACTCCACATGAAAATATACAAGAGAGTGATGGTCAACCAATTATAATTGGCTTTGTTATGCAGTACAGATATGTGAATACTATTACTACGTTGGAACATAAAGCGCCTCAAAAATTAGATCTCAAAGTTAAACTTTATCTTACTGTAGGCAATATTGTTGGAAGTGCTTAA
- the LOC122566469 gene encoding dynactin subunit 4 isoform X1, translating to MSYLNQPDYVRYVCNCGSLKPISKIYFCRHCSKIRCGYCVCQEVDSHYCPNCMENLPSSEVRLKKNKCSNCFKCPCCFQTLSTRAGHAPLRAVPVEGEDSKDIKTTPKKVYYLSCSLCRWTSRDAGIPDQSVATGGWPEQENPHMNRINTLIDYHKILASIEKQQSEKKKFRPKHPYMQIAMFRITSAMVRKRIGHPTKPATESTDQPPPAVASIEVEELPTDIFTKPVEITKITTLEQRLQQPDVQTENVNELRPQHRQLLVRRSQRCRVCEHNLCKPDFCSHSAKFKIQLAAFYHVPEVRIVTCEPLRPGKSSELLLKFCNPTQHQTQVVLLSLDTPMTPILTVVDEKEEVKQDNTQQVKDQGSESPNLLPSIVRQVPVSEETKPIKITANADLVLPHSPLILPRRDDAAEYDDTGDTHNFQDDPKFVIWRKGNKAVIKLHVTPHENIQESDGQPIIIGFVMQYRYVNTITTLEHKAPQKLDLKVKLYLTVGNIVGSA from the exons ATGTCGTATTTAAATCAACCCGATTATGTGCGTTATGTATGTAACTGTGGCTCTCTAAAAccgatttcaaagatttacTTTTGTAGACATTGCTCGAAGATTCGTTGCGGATATTGTGTCTGTCAAgag gTTGATTCACATTATTGTCCCAATTGTATGGAAAATTTGCCATCATCAGAAGTTCGCCTTAAAAAGAATAA ATGttcaaattgtttcaaatgtCCATGCTGCTTTCAAACATTATCCACGAGAGCTGGACATGCACCTTTAAGAGCAGTACCTGTTGAAGGTGAAGATTCcaaagatattaaaacaaCACCAAAGAAAGTTTATTATCTATCCTGTTCACTATGTCGATGGACCTCCAGAGATGCTGGTATTCCAGATCAGTCTGTGG CTACTGGAGGTTGGCCTGAACAAGAAAATCCTCATATGAACCGGATTAATACTTTGATTGATTATCATAAAATACTGGCTTCTATAGAAAAACAACAatctgaaaaaaagaaatttcgacCAAAGCATCCTTATATGCAAATT gcTATGTTCAGAATAACATCTGCTATGGTTCGTAAACGTATAGGACATCCTACAAAACCTGCTACTGAATCAACTGACCAACCACCTCCAGCTGTTGCCAGTATAGAAGTAGAGGAATTGCCaacagatatttttacaaaaccaGTCGAAATAACTAAGA TTACTACATTGGAACAGCGATTGCAACAACCAGATGTACAAacagaaaatgtaaatgaattgCGTCCGCAGCATAGACAATTGCTAGTTAGAAGATCACAACGATGTCGAGTTTGCGAACATAATCTTTGTAAACCGGATTTTTGTTCACATTCTGCAAAGTTTAAGATTCAACTTGCTGCATT TTATCACGTTCCGGAAGTGAGGATCGTTACTTGCGAACCTCTCCGTCCCGGTAAATCAAGTGAATTGCTCTTAAAGTTTTGCAATCCAACTCAGCATCAAACTCAGGTGGTACTATTATCTTTGGATACACCAATGACACCTATCTTGACAGTTGTGGATGAAAAGGAGGAAGTTAAACAGGATAATACACAACAGGTAAAGGACCAG GGATCTGAATCCCCGAATTTATTACCTTCTATTGTACGACAAGTGCCTGTATCAGAGGAAACAAAACCTATCAAAATTACTGCAAATGCAGATTTAGTACTTCCTCACAGTCCTCTTATTTTGCCTCGTAGAGACGATGCTGCTGAATATGACGATACCGGTGATACGCATAATTTTCAAGATGATCctaa gTTTGTGATTTGGCGAAAAGGTAATAAAgctgtaataaaattacatgtaACTCCACATGAAAATATACAAGAGAGTGATGGTCAACCAATTATAATTGGCTTTGTTATGCAGTACAGATATGTGAATACTATTACTACGTTGGAACATAAAGCGCCTCAAAAATTAGATCTCAAAGTTAAACTTTATCTTACTGTAGGCAATATTGTTGGAAGTGCTTAA
- the LOC122566468 gene encoding complex I assembly factor ACAD9, mitochondrial translates to MMLPQKLLKNSKILSLKNNYTLKRYLKEAVKLPPNYQEIKFQPLPEQKPERLSFLRALISGKVDNDVFIYPEQISPRYEEYFNWIKPIESYISHCINKNVGKNEMLNHLRELGVFRTHIGEKYFGLSLSKTESLKLVEILSNFPWLGTYMVKNHILPTEVIGKYGSNSQKLQYYPKIMSGDIIPTMCIHEGDYGTNINNIETYAMQHTKDSWLLNGEKSFVANGINSNLFLVFAKHISRTTGKSKPDSFSLFLVEKDFGNVSCTNVYDTIGRHETPTCTISFKDTIVPNENIIGTPGNAFEVLMQYLKPGRQNISGQAISILRNFLNQLIPDIIHMKHFDRDLHKFDVVKKILGEISFSLYTMESMAYLTAGMIDDYKNMNADLEKTITEAYCANSCLKCIQLGLQLVGARSYMNNQSYIQAFHDAMALTTIDINNLDVNTYAAASILQFLGETMREHIYKKRNSFQFPVYNIFDKIFDKFVIKLNAREHFHPTFKYSVAYMEDAINRFKDAILILFEEEGTNIIERYTDMQRITDMLIEIYAMFANLTRASRSYCIGARNSDLEKDLAIKMAFVSHIKICAIQSQINNTPLFNGDKLYSDAMDLVYEKRTYLLAHPLTKTF, encoded by the coding sequence ATGATGCTTccacaaaaattattaaaaaatagtaaaattctaagtttaaaaaacaattatacattaaagagatatttaaaagaagCAGTTAAACTTCCTCCAAATTATcaagaaatcaaatttcagCCACTTCCAGAACAGAAACCTGAAAGACTATCGTTTCTAAGGGCTTTAATTTCAGGAAAAGTTGATAATGATGTTTTCATATATCCTGAACAAATATCTCCTAGATATGAAGAGTACTTTAACTGGATAAAACCAATTGAAAGTTATATATCACATTGTATCAATAAAAATGTGGGTAAAAACGAGATGTTGAACCACCTTAGAGAACTTGGTGTGTTTCGGACACATattggagaaaaatattttggttTAAGTTTATCAAAAACAGAATCATTGAAACTAGTAGAGATACTCAGTAATTTTCCTTGGTTGGGTACATATATGGTAAAGAATCATATTCTACCAACTGAAGTAATTGGTAAATATGGATCAAATAGTCAAAAGCTTCAATATTATCCAAAAATTATGAGTGGTGACATAATTCCTACAATGTGTATACATGAAGGTGACTATggtacaaatattaataatattgaaacttATGCAATGCAACATACAAAAGATTCATGGTTATTAAATGGTGAAAAATCATTTGTTGCAAATGGAATAAATTCAAATCTATTTTTAGTTTTTGCAAAACATATATCACGTACTACAGGAAAAAGCAAACCAGATTCATTCTCTTTATTCTTAGTTGAAAAAGATTTTGGAAATGTTTCTTGTACAAATGTATATGATACAATTGGTAGACACGAAACACCTACTTGTACAATTAGCTTTAAAGATACAATAGTAcctaatgaaaatattataggTACACCTGGTAATGCATTTGAAGTATTAATGCAATATTTGAAACCTGGACGACAAAATATATCTGGCCAAGCAATTAGTAttttacgaaactttttaaatcaattaataccagatattatacatatgaaaCACTTTGATAGagatttgcataaatttgatgtagtaaaaaaaattctaggtgaaatatcattttccttATATACTATGGAAAGTATGGCATATCTTACAGCTGGAATGATAGATGACTATAAGAATATGAATGCTGATCTGGAGAAAACTATTACTGAAGCATATTGTGCAAATAGTTGTTTGAAATGTATTCAACTAGGATTACAATTAGTGGGTGCACGAAGTTATATGAATAATCAATCATATATACAAGCATTTCATGATGCTATGGCTTTAACAACAATAGATATAAACAACTTGGATGTCAATACATATGCAGCAGCATCTATCTTACAATTTTTAGGAGAAACAATGCGTGAgcatatatataagaaaaggAATAGTTTCCAATTTCCTGTTTATAACATATTTGAtaagatatttgataaattcgtgataaaattaaatgctaGGGAACACTTTCACCCAACATTCAAATATTCTGTTGCATATATGGAAGATGCTATAAACAGATTTAAAGatgctattttaatattatttgaagaGGAGGGGACAAACATTATAGAACGATATACAGATATGCAGAGAATAACTGATatgttaattgaaatatatgcaATGTTTGCTAATCTGACACGTGCATCAAGATCATATTGCATTGGTGCTAGAAATTCAGATCTTGAGAAAGATTTGGCAATTAAAATGGCATTTGTAtcacatataaaaatatgtgcaATTCAATCACAAATAAACAACACTCCATTATTTAATGGTGATAAATTGTATTCAGATGCAATGGACCTTGTGTATGAGAAACGTACATATTTGTTAGCACATCCTTTAACTAAGACATTCTAA
- the LOC122566470 gene encoding programmed cell death protein 2-like, producing MACDNRTKVYLGYEDEYVTDKHRPNINFMTNKIGGFPNCYEKNILSLPQCRLCRLYQLLALQLYVPLDNSKYHRTLYIFTCINPNCWNQNESWTCLRVQVSEDEWKPNVLDSSNIVIPSTTSWLSDADDWGDNLNDNSEQNGNNLLPNNLTDFHFSLQKEIDENIREEFSALHVDDPNANSPASIESPVGVGAVGRLDSPQASAEIDGEESEVVCIDTPIQPQCDLISLLQEVTPFPIQIESNTDTKLSFVEIFLSVEEEDCSLDVPQHVRDLLLEYQYRNPDLSSKAGADIDEGKTIETDSEKYEKGTPMHGDEMFHNFISQIQKNPGQLLRYSRDNSAPLLLYPISGCVGKCQHCGGEMTFEVQILPTLISKLTLQPRVEKNFQIEFGTVLIYTCVRSCWSPKDLYREEHVIVQAEKL from the exons ATGGCTTGTGATAACCGGACAAAAGTGTACTTGGGATACGAAGACGAATATGTCACTGATAAACATCgtccaaatattaattttatgacaaATAAGATCGGTGGATTTCCA aactgctatgaaaaaaatatactgtCATTACCACAATGTAGACTGTGCAGATTGTATCAGCTCCTAGCTCTTCAGTTATATGTTCCGTTAGATAACTCTAAATATCATCGAACgctttatattttcacatgTATAAATCCAAATTGTTGGAATCAAAATGAGAGTTGGACTTGTTTGAGAGTTCAAGTATCAGAGGATGAATGGAAACCAAATGTTTTAGATAGTAGTAACATAGTAATACCATCTACAACATCATGGTTATCAGATGCAGATGATTGGGGTGATAACTTAAATGACAATTCTgaacaaaatggaaataatcTATTGCCAAATAACCTaacagattttcatttttccttgcaaaaagaaatagatgaaaatataaGAGAAGAATTTTCTGCATTACATGTTGATGATCCTAATGCAAATAG CCCAGCAAGTATAGAATCTCCAGTTGGAGTAGGTGCTGTAGGTAGATTAGATTCTCCTCAAGCATCTGCTGAAATTGATGGAGAAGAAAGCGAAGTTGTTTGTATTGATACTCCAATTCAGCCTCAATGTGATCTAATTAGTTTATTACAAGAAGTAACTCCATTTCCTATTCAAATAGAATCAAATACAGATACAAAATTAtcgtttgttgaaatatttctttccgtcgaagaagaagattgCAGTCTAGATGTGCCACAACATGTACGTGATTTACTATTAGAATACCAATACAGAAATCCAGATTTATCGTCAAAAGCTGGAGCAGACATAGATGAAGGTAAAACTATAGAAACAGActcagaaaaatatgaaaaaggcACTCCAATGCATGGAGATgaaatgtttcataatttcatatctCAAATACAAAAGAATCCTGGTCAACTTTTACg GTATTCCCGAGATAACTCTGCGccgttattattatatcctatCAGTGGATGCGTTGGGAAATGCCAACATTGCGGAGGTGAAATGACATTTGAAGTTCAAATTTTGCCTACATTGATTTCCAAATTAACACTTCAACCACgagttgaaaaaaattttcaaattgaattcggaactgttttaatatatacttgtGTAAGAAGTTGTTGGTCTCCGAAGGATTTATACAGGGAAGAACATGTTATTGTTCAAGCAGAAAAATTATAG